TGACCGAAGGCGGGCGGAGGCTCAGGCGGCGATCGTCTCGTGGGCCTTGCGTAGCCGCGCGGTGCAGGGGGCGTGTAGCCCCAGGGCTCGCTCGCCGGCAGCCAGGTTCTCCTCCGCCAAGGTCAGGGCCTCGGTCGTGCGGCCGGCGGCGTGCAGGGTGAGCGCGAGATCGGACCGCAGGAGCAGGGTGTGCGGATGATCAGGGCCCAGCTGCTCCTCGCGCATGACGAGCGTCTCGCGGGCCAGTCGCTCGGCTTCCTCGTACTGGCCGCTCTTGCGGAGGGCGACGACGAGGAGGTTGCGGGCGGAGGCGGCGTGGGTGGAGCCGTCCAGGGCCATGACGACGGCACGGGCCAGAGTGTCCGCGTGCGGGGTGCCGGAGGACACTGTCACCCAGGCGCTCGCCAGCAGGGCCCCGCGGGTGACGTCGTGGCCGACTCCGAGCGCGCTCTGGCCGAGGCGGAATGCCTCGCGGGCCAGGGCGTGCGCCTCGATCCAGCGGCCCTGCTCGCCGATGGCCTCGGCTAGGCGAGCCAGAGTGTCGATGGTCTCCGGCGCGCTCGGGCCGAGTGCCTTGCCCCGGCCCGTCAGAGCCCTGCGCAGGTGGTACTCGCCCTCGGCGTACCGTTCGAGGCCGTACAGCGTCAGCGCGAAGCCGTGCAGCACCCGGCAGACGTCTTCGTCGGTGTCCGGGACCGCGGCGAGCGCGGTGACCACGCTGTCGTATAACCGCTCTGATTCGCTGAGCCGGCCCTGGTGTCGGGCTTGTTCGGCCTGCACCAGGATCTCCTCCAGAGGCGGTGTGAGCGTCATCTGCGGTGCTCCTTCGTGAGTGTTTTTTGTGCGGGTTGTGGGGTTCGGGCTGTTTGCCGGTGAGGTTTCAGTTCCCGCGGCCGAGGGGGAGCACGGCGATCGGTGTCCAGGAGATGTCCCAGGAGCTGTGGCCGTCGGCGAGGGGCTGTTGGGTGAACGTCACGTCGAGCAGGTGCAGGCGGGAGATGGTGATCGGGACCCGCCGCGGGGTGATGGCGCGCAGGGTGCTGTTGAGGGGGTCGGAGTCGGCGGTGTCCCAGCTGTACCCGAGCGCCACGTGGGGTCGGCCGCCGTCATGGAGAACGGCGCCGTCTCCGCGTACTTCCCGTACAGCGTCACGGACCAGTGCCCGCACGTTGAGCAGGTCCTGGTCGGGCCAGACGTCGAACAGGGCTCCGGCGCGGTTGCTGTACGGGTGGCCGATCTCGGTGTGGATCGGTTCGGCCGCGGCCAGCTTCTCGCGCAGGGCTTCGACGAGCACCCATCGCTCGGATTCGCCGATCGCGTCGGCGGCGGCATCCGTGACCATCTCGACGGTAACGTGGAGCTGGCCGTGATCGAGTGCGCGGATCGGGTACGGGGTCATCGCCGCGTGGCAGGCGTCCGCGAGGGCGAGGAGCGCAGCGTCGGTGTCCTGGTCGGGCAGTGCGTACACATGCAGCACCCGGTCGCCGCTCCAAGGCCGCCCCTGGAACGAGGGCGTGAACCGCTTCACCGGCCCCCTCCGCTGTCGCCGGCGCCGCGGTCGGACGCCGTGCCGAGCGGGATCGTCGCGATCGTCGTCCAGGAGTACCGGCTGCGCCAGTCCTGGTGCTGGTCCACGAGCGATACCTGCGCGACGGTCATCCGGGCACGCTTGGGTCTCACGTCCTTGACCAGGGTTCTGCGGAAGTCCTCGTCCTGCCACCGGCAGTTCGAGTACGCGAGCGATACATGAGGCCACGGCCGCTGGGGCCGGGACCCGAGGGCGCCGAGGACGCCCTCGGTGGCGTCGCGCAGCGCCCAGTACAGGTCGGAGAGTGCTTCCTCGGGGTAGAGGGAGGCGACGAGGCCGTTGTGGATGGCCTGGGCGGGCCCGACCTCGATATCGAAGGCTGCTGCCATCCCCCTGAGAGCGGCATGCGCGGCGTCGGTGAGCGCCAGGGCCTGCTCGGGTGTGACGGGGCCGATGGACTGGAGGGTGGCGTGCAGCCATTCGACCGGCACGGGCGTCAGCTGCGGATACTCGTCGAGCAGTGGCCGGTGGTCGCGTACGAGGCGGTGGACGTCGTCCTGCCCTTCGAAGGTCAGGTGCCAGTGGGCGCGGTGCTCACCGTCCGGCCAGTGGTGGGTCTCCCAGAAGTCACGCACAGATGTTTCTCCTTGCCTCGGCGGCGGTGGGCCAGAGTTCAGCGGTACGTCCAGGGACGGTCGGTGTTGATCAGATCGGTGTCGAGGGTGATCGCCACGCCGTGGTGATCACTCGCGCCCGACGGTGCGTCGAGCAGACGGTAGGAGATGAGGGCGGGGACCAGTGGGGCGCTCACCCAGATCTGGTCGATCCGGTCAACCGTGCCCGTGGGGCGTAGCAGCGTCTCGTCCTTGGTTCGCTGGTACAGCTCCCAGGCCGCGTCACGAAACCCGTTCGCGTGCAGCTTCCACGCCACCCGCCGGTCCGGCTGCGGGTCTGCCTGGTGTTCGGGGTCGGTGAGCAGGGTGCGGGAGCCGAGGTTGTACGGGCGCATCTGTGCGTAGTTGGGCTGCGGCCCGTCCTGCGGCTGATAGTTGATGTCTCCGCCCAGGAGGGCGTACGGGCCGAGTTTGTAGCTCCGGGAGGCGGCGAAGTCGGCCTCGGTGATCGCCTTGTCCGCGGAGTAGGGCGTGAAGTGAACGGAGGTGACGGCCAGCGGATCCGGCAGGCCGGGGATGTCGAAGCCGGCGGTGCCCATGCCGTGGTGGGTTTCATCGGCCGCGTAGTCGGTGTTCCAGTAGACACGTCGGCCCAGGGTCGCGCGGCGGTAGAGGACGCCGGTGCCCAGTCCGCTTCGGGAGGGGGCGAGTA
Above is a genomic segment from Streptomyces sp. NBC_01233 containing:
- a CDS encoding endonuclease/exonuclease/phosphatase family protein encodes the protein MLFTVLIQNTCEGGHDRWPLLAERISAARPDIALLQELKGWSETGHRQTVRAERDLDMDALLAPSRSGLGTGVLYRRATLGRRVYWNTDYAADETHHGMGTAGFDIPGLPDPLAVTSVHFTPYSADKAITEADFAASRSYKLGPYALLGGDINYQPQDGPQPNYAQMRPYNLGSRTLLTDPEHQADPQPDRRVAWKLHANGFRDAAWELYQRTKDETLLRPTGTVDRIDQIWVSAPLVPALISYRLLDAPSGASDHHGVAITLDTDLINTDRPWTYR
- a CDS encoding tetratricopeptide repeat protein, encoding MTLTPPLEEILVQAEQARHQGRLSESERLYDSVVTALAAVPDTDEDVCRVLHGFALTLYGLERYAEGEYHLRRALTGRGKALGPSAPETIDTLARLAEAIGEQGRWIEAHALAREAFRLGQSALGVGHDVTRGALLASAWVTVSSGTPHADTLARAVVMALDGSTHAASARNLLVVALRKSGQYEEAERLARETLVMREEQLGPDHPHTLLLRSDLALTLHAAGRTTEALTLAEENLAAGERALGLHAPCTARLRKAHETIAA
- a CDS encoding 2'-5' RNA ligase family protein — encoded protein: MRDFWETHHWPDGEHRAHWHLTFEGQDDVHRLVRDHRPLLDEYPQLTPVPVEWLHATLQSIGPVTPEQALALTDAAHAALRGMAAAFDIEVGPAQAIHNGLVASLYPEEALSDLYWALRDATEGVLGALGSRPQRPWPHVSLAYSNCRWQDEDFRRTLVKDVRPKRARMTVAQVSLVDQHQDWRSRYSWTTIATIPLGTASDRGAGDSGGGR
- a CDS encoding 2'-5' RNA ligase family protein translates to MKRFTPSFQGRPWSGDRVLHVYALPDQDTDAALLALADACHAAMTPYPIRALDHGQLHVTVEMVTDAAADAIGESERWVLVEALREKLAAAEPIHTEIGHPYSNRAGALFDVWPDQDLLNVRALVRDAVREVRGDGAVLHDGGRPHVALGYSWDTADSDPLNSTLRAITPRRVPITISRLHLLDVTFTQQPLADGHSSWDISWTPIAVLPLGRGN